The Erigeron canadensis isolate Cc75 chromosome 4, C_canadensis_v1, whole genome shotgun sequence genome window below encodes:
- the LOC122597751 gene encoding jasmonoyl--L-amino acid synthetase JAR4-like: MEKEFNSEQVIQEFEAMTKDAKKIQIETLNKILKDNWEAEYLKKWGIFDGTTDPKTYSSCVPLVTHKDIEPYVQKIADGVPFPVLTTGNPITAFALSSGTTQGKRKYIPYNDIFIKTSMQVYQTSFAFRNKEFPIKNGGKALNFIYGGKHFTTKSGLLAAPASTNINHSKLFKKTMKAIQTPACSPDEVIFGLEFQQSLYCHLLCGLIFHEEIQVVSSNFAHSIVHSFRTFETVWEELCNDIRTGVLSARITVPCVRNAMAKILKPNPELADEIHNKCLGLTNWYGLIPEIFPNTKYIYGIMTGSMAPYLEKLRHYAGGVPLQSGDYGASEGWIGVNVNPELPPEMTTFVVLPNIGYFEFIPLGQIHDPDLGSVLVEPESVVGLTDVKVGEEYEVVITSFAGLYRYRLGDVVKVTGFHNSTPKLQFICRRNVMLTVNVDKNTEKDLQLSVEAAAKLLTAEKLEVVDFTSHVDLVSEPGHYVIFWEVNGEVSDDLLKECCNCLDKSFVDAGYVTSRTSKAIGPLELRVLSRGTFQKILDHYVQQGSVVNQHKTPRCVSAANQSVLKILCNNVVKSCLSTAFD, from the exons ATGGAGAAAGAATTCAATAGTGAACAAGTGATTCAAGAATTTGAAGCAATGACCAAAGAtgcaaaaaaaatccaaattgaGACTCTAAACAAAATCCTCAAAGATAACTGGGAAGCAGAATACCTGAAGAAGTGGGGGATTTTTGATGGTACTACTGATCCTAAAACATATAGTTCTTGTGTCCCTCTTGTGACCCATAAAGATATCGAACCATATGTTCAGAAAATCGCGGATGGTGTGCCGTTCCCGGTCCTCACCACCGGCAACCCCATCACAGCCTTTGCATTAAG TTCCGGAACTACTCAAGGAAAGCGCAAGTATATACCTTACAATGACATATTCATAAAAACATCCATGCAAGTTTATCAGACTTCTTTCGCCTTTAGGAATAA GGAGTTTCCGATTAAAAATGGGGGGAAAGCTTTGAACTTTATCTATGGTGGCAAGCATTTCACAACTAAAAGCGGTTTGTTAGCAGCACCTGCCAGTACAAACATTAACCATAGCAAACTGTTCAAGAAAACAATGAAGGCCATACAAACCCCAGCTTGCAGTCCTGATGAAGTAATTTTCGGGCTCGAATTTCAGCAATCTTTATACTGCCATCTCTTATGCGGACTCATTTTTCATGAAGAAATACAGGTGGTCTCATCTAATTTTGCACATAGCATTGTTCATTCCTTTAGGACTTTTGAAACCGTTTGGGAAGAGCTCTGTAATGACATACGAACAGGAGTTTTATCTGCTAGAATTACCGTTCCATGTGTCCGTAACGCCATGGCCAAGATTCTCAAACCAAATCCCGAATTGGCTGACGAGATTCACAATAAATGTCTAGGTTTAACCAACTGGTACGGTTTGATCCCTGAGATCTTTCCTAACACAAAATACATTTATGGGATCATGACCGGGTCAATGGCACCATATTTGGAAAAACTGCGACACTATGCTGGAGGAGTACCCTTGCAAAGCGGTGATTATGGGGCCTCTGAAGGATGGATTGGGGTCAATGTGAACCCGGAGTTGCCGCCTGAGATGACAACTTTTGTAGTCCTTCCTAATATTGGGTATTTTGAGTTTATACCCTTGGGTCAAATTCATGACCCTGATTTGGGCTCTGTGTTGGTTGAGCCCGAATCAGTTGTAGGGTTGACAGATGTCAAAGTGGGTGAAGAATATGAAGTTGTGATTACTAGCTTTGCAGGTTTATATCGGTATCGACTTGGGGATGTGGTGAAGGTGACTGGATTTCATAACTCAACACCAAAGCTCCAATTTATTTGTCGAAGAAACGTAATGCTGACTGTCAACGTCGACAAGAATACAGAGAAAGATCTGCAGCTATCTGTTGAAGCAGCAGCCAAGCTGTTAACTGCTGAAAAACTTGAGGTTGTTGACTTTACTAGTCATGTAGACCTCGTCTCCGAGCCAGGGCATTATGTGATCTTTTGGGAGGTTAATGGGGAAGTAAGCGATGATTTACTGAAAGAGTGTTGCAACTGTTTAGATAAGTCTTTTGTTGATGCAGGATATGTGACTTCGAGAACGAGTAAAGCGATTGGACCGCTTGAGCTTCGGGTTCTTTCGAGGGGaacttttcaaaagattttggATCATTATGTTCAACAAGGGTCTGTGGTGAACCAGCACAAGACACCAAGGTGTGTGAGTGCGGCTAACCAGAGCGTGTTGAAGATACTATGCAACAATGTTGTCAAGAGCTGCCTTAGTACGGCTTTTGATTAG
- the LOC122598238 gene encoding jasmonoyl--L-amino acid synthetase JAR4-like — protein MEKVFNGEQVIQEFEAMTRDAKRIQIKTLNKILKDNWEAEYLRKWGTFDGTMDPKTYSSCVPLVTHKDIEPYVQKIADGASFPVLTVGTPITAFALSSGTTQGKRKYLPYNDILTETAMHVFQASFAFRNREFPLENGGKALNFIYGGKHFTTKGGLLAATACTNIFHSKQFKKTMKAIQTPACSPDEVIFGPEFHQSLYCHLLCGLIFREEIQVVSSTFAHSIVHSFRTFETVWEELCSDIRTGVLSARITVPSVRTAMAKILKPDPELADEIHNKCLGLTNWYGLIPEIFPNTKYIYGIMTGSMAPYLEKLRHYAGGVPLQSGDYGASEGWIGVNVNPELPPEMTTFVVLPNIGYFEFIPLGQIHDPDSGSVLVEPESVVGLTDVKVGEEYEVVITSFAGLYRYRLGDVVKVTGFHNSTPKLQFICRRNVMLTVNVDKNTEKDLQLSVEAAAKLLTAEKLEVVDFTSHVDLVSEPGHYVIFWEVNGEVSNDLLKECCNCLDKSFVDAGYVTSRTSKAIGPLELRVLSRGTFQKILDHYVQQGSVVNQHKTPRCVSAANQSVLKILCSNVVKSCLSTAFD, from the exons ATGGAGAAAGTATTCAATGGTGAACAAGTAATTCAAGAATTTGAAGCAATGACCAGAGATGCAAAAAGAATCCAAATTAAGACTCTTAACAAAATCCTCAAAGATAACTGGGAAGCAGAATACTTGAGAAAGTGGGGAACTTTCGATGGTACTATGGATCCGAAAACATATAGTTCTTGTGTCCCTCTTGTGACCCATAAAGATATCGAACCATATGTTCAGAAAATCGCGGATGGTGCGTCGTTCCCGGTCCTCACCGTCGGCACCCCCATCACAGCCTTTGCATTGAG TTCCGGAACTACTCAAGGAAAGCGCAAGTATCTACCTTACAATGATATTTTGACAGAAACAGCCATGCACGTTTTTCAGGCTTCTTTCGCCTTTAGAAACAG GGAGTTTCCGCTTGAAAATGGGGGGAAAGCTTTAAACTTTATCTATGGTGGCAAGCATTTCACAACTAAAGGCGGTTTGTTAGCAGCAACCGCGTGTACAAACATTTTCCATAGCAAACAGTTCAAGAAAACAATGAAGGCCATACAAACCCCAGCTTGCAGTCCAGATGAAGTGATTTTCGGGCCTGAATTTCATCAATCTTTATACTGTCATCTCTTATGTGGGCTCATTTTTCGTGAAGAAATACAGGTGGTCTCATCTACTTTTGCACATAGCATCGTTCATTCCTTTAGGACTTTTGAAACCGTTTGGGAAGAGCTCTGTAGTGACATACGAACCGGAGTTTTATCTGCCAGAATTACTGTTCCGTCTGTCCGAACCGCCATGGCTAAGATTCTCAAACCAGATCCTGAATTGGCTGACGAGATTCACAATAAATGTCTAGGTTTAACCAACTGGTACGGTTTGATCCCTGAGATCTTTCCTAACACAAAATACATTTATGGGATCATGACCGGGTCAATGGCTCCATATTTGGAAAAACTACGACACTATGCTGGAGGAGTACCCTTGCAAAGCGGTGATTATGGGGCCTCTGAAGGATGGATTGGGGTCAATGTGAACCCGGAGTTGCCACCTGAGATGACAACTTTTGTAGTCCTTCCTAATATTGGGTATTTTGAGTTTATACCCTTGGGTCAAATTCATGACCCTGATTCGGGCTCTGTGTTGGTTGAGCCCGAATCAGTTGTAGGGTTGACAGATGTCAAAGTGGGTGAAGAATATGAAGTTGTGATTACTAGCTTTGCAGGTTTATATCGGTATCGACTTGGGGATGTGGTGAAGGTGACTGGATTTCATAACTCAACACCAAAGCTCCAATTTATTTGTCGAAGAAACGTAATGCTAACTGTCAACGTCGACAAGAATACAGAGAAAGATCTGCAGCTATCTGTTGAAGCAGCAGCCAAGCTGTTAACTGCTGAAAAACTTGAGGTTGTTGACTTTACTAGTCATGTAGACCTCGTCTCCGAGCCAGGGCATTATGTGATCTTTTGGGAGGTTAATGGGGAAGTAAGCAATGATTTACTGAAAGAGTGTTGCAACTGTTTAGATAAGTCTTTTGTTGATGCAGGATATGTGACTTCGAGAACGAGTAAAGCGATTGGACCGCTTGAGCTTCGGGTTCTTTCGAGGGGaacttttcaaaagattttggATCATTATGTTCAACAAGGGTCTGTGGTGAACCAGCACAAGACACCAAGGTGTGTGAGTGCGGCTAACCAGAGCGTGTTGAAGATACTATGCAGCAATGTTGTCAAGAGTTGCCTTAGTACGGCTTTTGATTAG
- the LOC122596401 gene encoding dihydroorotate dehydrogenase (quinone), mitochondrial-like isoform X1: protein MAGRIAVSRFIKECLTKNLKSTTTAAAAARHYCSAAPKPNVPHSSRKGRLLTGATIGMLIGAGAYASTVDEATFSGWLFNATKVVNPFFALLDPEVAHRLAVSAAARGWVPREKRTDQQILELEVWGRRFSNPIGLSAGFDKNAEAVEGLLGLGFGFVEVGSVTPIPQEGNPKPRIFRLRDQGALINRCGFNSEGIVAVAKRLGAQHGKRKLDETSSTSTSSSDEVKHGGKAGPGILGVNIGKNKTSEDAAADYVQGVHTLSQYADYLVINISSPNTPGLRQLQGRKQLKDLVKKVQAARDEMQWGEEGPPPLLVKIAPDLSKQDLEDIAVVALALRLDGLIISNTTISRPEVVQSNPVSKETGGLSGKPLFDLSTNILKDMYILTKGRIPLIGCGGVSSGEDAYKKIRAGASLVQLYTAFAYGGPALIPQIKAELAECLERDGFKSVYEAVGVDCR, encoded by the exons atggcaGGAAGAATCGCAGTATCAAGATTTATAAAAGAATGTTTAACAAAAAATCTAAAATCAAcaacaacagcagcagcagcagctagACATTATTGTTCTGCTGCTCCCAAACCAAATGTTCCTCATTCTTCTAGAAAG GGAAGGTTACTTACAGGAGCTACTATTGGTATGCTTATAGGTGCTGGAGCTTATGCCAGCACTGTCGACGAGGCAACATTTAG TGGCTGGCTTTTTAATGCAACAAAAGTTGTAAATCCGTTCTTTGCCTTGCTGGATCCCGAGGTTGCTCACCGTTTGGCTGTCTCTGCTGCAGCTCGAGGGTGGGTCCCTAGAGAAAAACGGACAGATCAGCAGATACTAGAACTTGAAGTTTGGGGAAGGAGGTTTTCTAATCCAATAGGGCTTTCTGCTGGATTTGATAAAAATGCAGAAGCTGTTGAAGGTTTACTCGGattaggttttggttttgtGGAAGTTGGATCCGTGACTCCTATCCCACAAGAGGGCAATCCAAAACCTCGTATTTTCAGATTGCGGGACCAAGG TGCCTTAATTAACAGATGTGGATTTAATAGCGAAGGAATAGTTGCTGTTGCAAAACGTTTGGGTGCCCAGCATGGTAAGAGAAAGCTAGATGAAACTTCAAGTACTTCAACATCTTCTAGTGATGAAGTCAAACATGGAGGGAAAGCTGGTCCAGGAATTCTTGGGGTTAATATTGGAAAGAACAAGACCAGTGAAGATGCTGCTGCAGATTATGTACAAGGCGTACATACATTATCTCAATATGCAGACTATTTG GTAATTAATATTTCATCACCCAATACCCCTGGACTTCGCCAGCTTCAAGGAAGAAAACAGCTAAAGGACCTTGTTAAAAAG GTTCAAGCAGCTCGTGATGAAATGCAATGGGGTGAAGAGGGTCCACCTCCATTGCTTGTCAAAATTGCTCCAGACTTGTCTAAGCAAGATCTTGAAGACATTGCAGTG GTTGCTCTTGCTCTCCGCTTGGATGGTTTG ATTATATCAAATACAACCATTTCAAGGCCAGAAGTAGTGCAGAGCAACCCCGTGTCAAAGGAAACTGGTGGACTTAGTGGAAAGCCGCTTTTTGATTTGTCAACCAACATCCTAAAAGACATGTATATCTTAACTAAG GGGAGAATTCCTCTGATTGGTTGTGGAGGTGTGAGCAG TGGCGAGGATGCATACAAAAAAATAAGAGCCGGAGCAAGTCTAGTGCAGCTTTATACAGCTTTTGCTTATGGTGGACCAGCTCTTATACCACAAATAAAG GCAGAACTTGCTGAATGTTTAGAACGGGATGGCTTCAAGTCTGTTTATGAGGCAGTTGGTGTAGACTGCAGATAA
- the LOC122596401 gene encoding dihydroorotate dehydrogenase (quinone), mitochondrial-like isoform X2 — MFLILLERLLTGATIGMLIGAGAYASTVDEATFSGWLFNATKVVNPFFALLDPEVAHRLAVSAAARGWVPREKRTDQQILELEVWGRRFSNPIGLSAGFDKNAEAVEGLLGLGFGFVEVGSVTPIPQEGNPKPRIFRLRDQGALINRCGFNSEGIVAVAKRLGAQHGKRKLDETSSTSTSSSDEVKHGGKAGPGILGVNIGKNKTSEDAAADYVQGVHTLSQYADYLVINISSPNTPGLRQLQGRKQLKDLVKKVQAARDEMQWGEEGPPPLLVKIAPDLSKQDLEDIAVVALALRLDGLIISNTTISRPEVVQSNPVSKETGGLSGKPLFDLSTNILKDMYILTKGRIPLIGCGGVSSGEDAYKKIRAGASLVQLYTAFAYGGPALIPQIKAELAECLERDGFKSVYEAVGVDCR, encoded by the exons ATGTTCCTCATTCTTCTAGAAAG GTTACTTACAGGAGCTACTATTGGTATGCTTATAGGTGCTGGAGCTTATGCCAGCACTGTCGACGAGGCAACATTTAG TGGCTGGCTTTTTAATGCAACAAAAGTTGTAAATCCGTTCTTTGCCTTGCTGGATCCCGAGGTTGCTCACCGTTTGGCTGTCTCTGCTGCAGCTCGAGGGTGGGTCCCTAGAGAAAAACGGACAGATCAGCAGATACTAGAACTTGAAGTTTGGGGAAGGAGGTTTTCTAATCCAATAGGGCTTTCTGCTGGATTTGATAAAAATGCAGAAGCTGTTGAAGGTTTACTCGGattaggttttggttttgtGGAAGTTGGATCCGTGACTCCTATCCCACAAGAGGGCAATCCAAAACCTCGTATTTTCAGATTGCGGGACCAAGG TGCCTTAATTAACAGATGTGGATTTAATAGCGAAGGAATAGTTGCTGTTGCAAAACGTTTGGGTGCCCAGCATGGTAAGAGAAAGCTAGATGAAACTTCAAGTACTTCAACATCTTCTAGTGATGAAGTCAAACATGGAGGGAAAGCTGGTCCAGGAATTCTTGGGGTTAATATTGGAAAGAACAAGACCAGTGAAGATGCTGCTGCAGATTATGTACAAGGCGTACATACATTATCTCAATATGCAGACTATTTG GTAATTAATATTTCATCACCCAATACCCCTGGACTTCGCCAGCTTCAAGGAAGAAAACAGCTAAAGGACCTTGTTAAAAAG GTTCAAGCAGCTCGTGATGAAATGCAATGGGGTGAAGAGGGTCCACCTCCATTGCTTGTCAAAATTGCTCCAGACTTGTCTAAGCAAGATCTTGAAGACATTGCAGTG GTTGCTCTTGCTCTCCGCTTGGATGGTTTG ATTATATCAAATACAACCATTTCAAGGCCAGAAGTAGTGCAGAGCAACCCCGTGTCAAAGGAAACTGGTGGACTTAGTGGAAAGCCGCTTTTTGATTTGTCAACCAACATCCTAAAAGACATGTATATCTTAACTAAG GGGAGAATTCCTCTGATTGGTTGTGGAGGTGTGAGCAG TGGCGAGGATGCATACAAAAAAATAAGAGCCGGAGCAAGTCTAGTGCAGCTTTATACAGCTTTTGCTTATGGTGGACCAGCTCTTATACCACAAATAAAG GCAGAACTTGCTGAATGTTTAGAACGGGATGGCTTCAAGTCTGTTTATGAGGCAGTTGGTGTAGACTGCAGATAA
- the LOC122595390 gene encoding uncharacterized protein LOC122595390 — protein sequence MTTLKAGVLLKLINGMTSGTKPTNEHRSSLLQVIDIVPIDLDDKDLWPKHGFYVKLSDSSHSVYVTLPFEKDDLVLSNKLQLGQFVYVEKLDPGLPVPVVRGVKPIPGRHPFVGTPEPLLGFGEKSDEKGNLGSDRGSNLSSRLASPRRGSWVTGLKGEDSVCGSGSPKVLKPSRLEVDPVKIRGSVNMKTSSNILASRRNSRVLGQKGDQAVCAPPMALKQSPLKFNQCTPVKDRSSMIGVISDEKRSSNRKASLSKVMDTPVAVKKSSVTSPMVNIPKSKSRIFDNGVKTVTTLNSAGKKSVTPPSSRSTRAASYPKSCVEVKECPSTELISQVESPYDDSSFKIGLSFNLPQKLSLLGKEAVLQQERAQKVALQALRNASATETLVWSLKALSNLTKSANPEDPTDCFDQFLDFHKQIVEAITDMISIKAATEMIDKEENTQILHEIMNNDPNSNNKSKRKSTLHKAIAAFPGRSHQKSTNLGKSRSSIVDQKVKLESCYKNENKNNDTIKLGKQIEIEAGNWFMEFLEKALEKGMKKTKLKTKKVPEFLIMKVLNWVEVEQCDSSKRPVHPRAIEISRKLRIKVKST from the exons atgacaACATTGAAAGCAGGGGTTTTATTGAAGCTAATTAATGGTATGACTTCAGGAACGAAACCAACAAATGAACACAGAAGTTCACTTTTACAAGTTATTGATATTGTCCCAATTGATCTTGATGACAAAGATTTGTGGCCGAAACACGGGTTTTACGTTAAGCTTTCGGATTCTTCTCATTCGGTTTACGTTACTTTGCCTTTTGAAAAAGATGATCTTGTTTTGAGTAATAAGTTGCAACTTGGTCAGTTTGTTTATGTTGAAAAATTGGACCCCGGGTTGCCTGTTCCGGTTGTTAGAGGTGTCAAACCGATCCCTGGGAGACATCCGTTCGTTGGAACGCCTGAACCGTTATTAGGGTTTGGAGAAAAAAGTGATGAAAAGGGGAATTTGGGTTCTGATCGTGGTTCGAATTTGAGTTCAAGATTGGCTTCTCCAAGAAGGGGTTCTTGGGTTACAGGGCTAAAAGGAGAGGATAGTGTTTGTGGATCAGGATCACCTAAGGTTTTGAAACCGAGCCGGTTGGAGGTTGATCCTGTGAAAATTAGGGGCTCGGTGAATATGAAAACTAGCTCGAATATCTTGGCTTCTAGAAGAAATTCAAGGGTTTTAGGACAAAAGGGAGATCAGGCAGTTTGTGCACCACCTATGGCATTAAAACAAAGCCCTTTGAAGTTTAATCAATGTACACCAGTAAAAGATCGGTCTTCGATGATTGGCGTTATATCAGATGAGAAGAGAAGCTCTAACAGAAAGGCGTCACTGTCTAAAGTGATGGATACTCCTGTGGCTGTGAAGAAAAGCTCTGTTACATCTCCTATGGTGAATATTCCAAAGAGCAAGAGCCGAATATTTGACAATGGTGTGAAGACTGTAACTACCCTTAACTCAGCT GGAAAGAAAAGTGTCACGCCACCAAGTTCAAGGAGTACACGAGCAGCGTCTTATCCCAAATCTTGTGTAGAAGTGAAGGAGTGCCCGAGCACAGAACTTATCTCACAAGTAGAGTCCCCGTATGATGATTCATCTTTCAAAATCGGCTTATCATTTAATTTGCCACAAAAGCTTAGCTTACTGGGAAAG GAAGCTGTCCTACAACAAGAAAGAGCTCAGAAAGTTGCCCTTCAAGCACTTAGAAATGCCTCAGCCACTGAAACTCTTGTTTGGTCTCTCAA GGCTTTATCTAATTTGACTAAGTCAGCTAACCCTGAGGATCCAACAGACTGTTTTGATCAGTTTCTCGACTTCCATAAGCAAATTGTTGAAGCCATAACTGACATGATATCGATTAAAGCAGCCACTGAAATGATTGACAAAGAAGAAAACACCCAAATCTTGCATGAAATCATGAACAATGATCCTAACTCCAACAACAAATCCAAAAGAAAATCCACATTGCACAAAGCCATTGCTGCATTTCCGGGAAGAAGtcatcaaaagtcaacaaaCTTGGGAAAATCACGATCATCGATAGTTGACCAAAAGGTTAAACTGGAATCATGTTACAAGAACGAAAACAAGAATAATGATACTATCAAACTTGGGAAACAGATTGAGATAGAGGCTGGAAATTGGTTCATGGAGTTCTTGGAGAAAGCATTGGAAAAGGGtatgaaaaaaacaaagttgaaaacaaagAAAGTTCCTGAATTTCTCATAATGAAAGTTTTAAATTGGGTTGAAGTTGAACAATGTGATTCTAGTAAAAGACCAGTGCATCCTAGAGCAATAGAAATTTCCAGGAAGTTGAGGATTAAGGTAAAGAGCACTTGA